A single genomic interval of Helianthus annuus cultivar XRQ/B chromosome 13, HanXRQr2.0-SUNRISE, whole genome shotgun sequence harbors:
- the LOC110898975 gene encoding cleavage and polyadenylation specificity factor subunit CG7185, translating into MNQTDAGGDPTEQFHRNEAISAVVDEGFLGEDDDDYEDLYNDVNVGEGFLQSVKKNEQVEEPVEPVIHPVVDDRKFESKNEVFSEPRVELGVKHEMVGCKDDVFGEPRVEIGQSVVKLGETESRNEVNNNSSMPNLGMGQQQTHMGSLGNAGSGNVNGSGGNVYGNGGGGGGGMNVGGGVGGGGGGVNMGGGGGGTILFVGDLNWWTTDAELESELCKYGNVKEVKFFDEKASGKSKGYCQVEFYDPSAAAACKEGMNGHVFNGRPCVVAFASPFSVKRMGEAQVNRNQQMAQSNAAQGKRGPGDVPGKTGGNNMPAGGNFQGGSDNNRGYGRGNWGRGNAQGMAGRGPGRGGRGMMNGGNGFGPPPMMHPQSMMGQGFDPSFGGPMGRMGGYGGFPGAPTPPFSGMMPSFPPALPGLAPHVNPAFFGRGMPMNGMGMMPGSGADGNMGMWSDPNMPGWAGDEQGGRVGESSYGEEAVSDQQFGEGSHDRGDWPNPAKEKDRRHRDDRDREVGYEKDVREEEWPERRHRDERDRERSRDRDHERSRDRDRDRDRERSRDRERGRDRHRDERDRYADHHRYREVEPEYDDEWERGRSSRGHGKSRLAQEDEHRSRSRDADYGKKRRVTAE; encoded by the coding sequence ATGAATCAAACCGACGCCGGCGGAGATCCAACCGAGCAGTTCCACCGGAACGAAGCCATCTCCGCCGTCGTGGATGAGGGTTTTTTAGgcgaagatgatgatgattatgaggATTTGTATAATGATGTTAATGTTGGTGAAGGTTTTCTTCAGTCTGTTAAGAAAAATGAGCAAGTTGAGGAGCCGGTTGAACCGGTTATTCACCCAGTGGTGGATGATAGGAAGTTTGAGAGTAAAAATGAGGTTTTCAGTGAGCCTAGAGTTGAATTAGGAGTAAAACATGAGATGGTAGGGTGCAAAGATGATGTTTTTGGTGAACCTAGAGTTGAAATAGGGCAGTCTGTGGTTAAATTAGGCGAAACCGAGAGTCGAAATGAGGTTAATAATAACAGTAGTATGCCAAACTTAGGGATGGGACAGCAGCAGACTCATATGGGTAGTTTAGGTAATGCTGGTAGTGGGAATGTTAACGGGTCGGGTGGGAATGTTTATGGTaatggtggcggtggcggtggtggaatGAACGTTGGTGGTGGcgttggcggcggtggtggtggtgtgaaCATGGGCGGTGGGGGAGGTGGGACAATTCTTTTCGTTGGAGATTTGAATTGGTGGACAACGGATGCGGAGCTCGAGTCTGAGCTTTGCAAGTACGGTAACGTGAAGGAGGTGAAGTTCTTTGACGAGAAAGCTAGTGGGAAATCGAAAGGGTATTGTCAAGTTGAGTTTTATGATCCATCGGCTGCTGCAGCTTGTAAAGAGGGTATGAACGGGCATGTGTTCAATGGCCGTCCCTGTGTTGTTGCATTCGCTTCTCCATTTAGTGTTAAAAGAATGGGAGAGGCACAGGTGAATAGAAACCAACAGATGGCCCAGTCTAATGCGGCTCAAGGGAAGAGAGGACCCGGAGATGTTCCGGGTAAAACGGGCGGAAACAATATGCCAGCTGGCGGTAACTTTCAAGGTGGCAGTGACAACAACAGAGGGTACGGAAGAGGGAATTGGGGTAGAGGTAACGCACAAGGTATGGCGGGTCGCGGGCCTGGTAGAGGTGGGCGTGGTATGATGAACGGCGGAAATGGATTTGGACCACCGCCTATGATGCATCCTCAGTCGATGATGGGCCAAGGGTTCGATCCGTCTTTTGGCGGCCCAATGGGCCGAATGGGAGGGTACGGTGGTTTCCCCGGGGCACCGACACCTCCGTTTTCAGGTATGATGCCTTCTTTCCCACCTGCATTACCCGGGTTAGCACCCCATGTTAACCCTGCGTTTTTCGGGCGAGGAATGCCGATGAACGGAATGGGTATGATGCCAGGAAGTGGTGCGGACGGGAACATGGGAATGTGGTCCGATCCGAATATGCCCGGGTGGGCCGGGGATGAGCAGGGTGGCAGAGTCGGTGAGTCGAGCTACGGTGAAGAAGCTGTGTCTGATCAACAGTTTGGTGAAGGTAGCCATGATCGAGGAGATTGGCCCAATCCGGCAAAAGAAAAAGATAGAAGACATAGAGACGATAGAGACCGTGAAGTCGGATATGAAAAAGATGTTCGTGAAGAAGAGTGGCCTGAAAGAAGGCACCGAGACGAGCGGGACCGTGAACGATCACGTGACCGGGACCATGAACGATCGCGTGACCGAGACAGAGACCGCGATCGTGAACGGTCACGTGACCGGGAGCGTGGTAGGGACCGCCACAGGGATGAAAGGGACAGATATGCTGATCATCATAGGTATAGAGAGGTTGAACCTGAATATGATGATGAGTGGGAGCGGGGGCGGTCCTCGCGTGGGCACGGGAAATCGAGGTTGGCTCAAGAGGATGAACATAGGTCTAGATCTAGAGATGCTGACTATGGGAAGAAGCGGCGTGTAACCGCCGAATGA